One Aegilops tauschii subsp. strangulata cultivar AL8/78 chromosome 7, Aet v6.0, whole genome shotgun sequence genomic window carries:
- the LOC109761342 gene encoding GDSL esterase/lipase At4g28780, translating to MARSIALVCFLVVGLCLVGAVCASAAAVGGNGGRLVNAVYVFGDSLVDVGNNDYLPAPAPRANRPYGMDLPGRPTGRFTNGYNLADVISQRMGFEMSPKPYLSMLPHDKILLGLCKIGANYASGGSGILDTTGKGTLTMRTQVEYFKKAADNMICYPSKEEHLARSLFLLSGGGNDFSAFDPSTASPQAYVVKMVTTYIEHIQALYDMGARMVGILDVPPIGCTPGQRVGMPNGECNEQANSLAQAFNGLLRAKLAEAAEATMKELKYSIAANYNILNNMMDNSLVAGLRHVKTACCGSGKLNAEVMCSHPGTTACPAAEHDDYMFWDMLHPTHATIERGVVALFYGNGPKYGEPVNFGTLVAGKNVSPAIKMVVDEQ from the exons ATGGCGAGGAGCATTGCTCTGGTCTGCTTCCTCGTCGTCGGTCTCTGCCTCGTCGGCGCCGTGTGCgcctcggcggcggcggtcggcggtaACGGGGGGCGGCTGGTGAACGCGGTGTACGTGTTCGGCGACTCGCTGGTGGACGTGGGCAACAACGACTACCTGCCGGCGCCGGCGCCCAGAGCGAACCGGCCCTACGGCATGGACCTCCCCGGCAGGCCCACCGGCCGCTTCACCAACGGCTACAACCTCGCCGACGTCATCT CACAACGTATGGGGTTTGAGATGAGCCCCAAGCCCTACCTCTCCATGCTGCCGCACGACAAGATTCTGCTGGGCCTCTGCAAGATCGGCGCCAACTACGCCTCCGGTGGATCCGGCATCCTCGACACTACG GGAAAAGGGACGCTCACGATGCGGACACAAGTAGAGTACTTCAAGAAGGCGGCGGACAACATGATTTGTTACCCAAGCAAGGAGGAGCACCTGGCACGGTCCCTCTTCCTCCTCAGCGGCGGCGGCAACGACTTCTCGGCCTTCGACCCCTCCACCGCCAGCCCCCAGGCCTACGTCGTCAAGATGGTCACCACCTACATCGAGCACATCCAGGCGCTCTACGACATGGGAGCACGGATGGTGGGGATCCTCGACGTGCCGCCAATCGGGTGCACCCCGGGGCAGAGAGTGGGCATGCCCAACGGCGAGTGCAACGAGCAGGCCAACTCCCTGGCGCAAGCGTTCAACGGCCTCCTTAGGGCCAAGCTCGCGGAGGCCGCTGAGGCGACTATGAAGGAGCTCAAGTACTCCATCGCCGCCAACTACAACATCCTCAACAACATGATGGACAACTCGCTCGTAGCCG GGCTGAGGCACGTGAAGACGGCGTGCTGCGGGTCCGGGAAGCTCAACGCGGAGGTGATGTGCAGCCACCCGGGCACGACGGCGTGCCCCGCCGCCGAGCACGACGACTACATGTTCTGGGACATGCTCCACCCCACGCACGCCACCATCGAGCGCGGCGTCGTCGCTCTCTTCTACGGCAACGGCCCCAAGTACGGCGAGCCCGTCAACTTCGGCACGCTCGTCGCGGGCAAGAACGTATCTCCTGCGATCAAGATGGTCGTCGACGAGCAGTAG